The sequence below is a genomic window from Plodia interpunctella isolate USDA-ARS_2022_Savannah chromosome 5, ilPloInte3.2, whole genome shotgun sequence.
CCGCACCGCGTCATACGTCGCCATCTATATCCACTGGATGTATTTGATCGTGATGTACATAGTGCCGTTCTCCGCGCTCGCAGTACTGAACGCGTGCATCGTGCTGCAGGTGCGGCGCGCACAAGCAGAGCGTGCGCGACTGTCGCGCGTGCAGCGTCGGGAGATCTCGCTCGCCACCATGCTGCTCGTCGTCGTACTCGTGTTCTTCCTTTGTAACCTACTGCCTCTCGTTACGAACTCTTTCGAGGTATTCTTTGAGAATGCTCTGGCGGATTTCGACCCACTCGTGAAGACCACAAATCTGATGGTCACGATTAACAGTAGTGttaactttgttatttatgtcATTTTCGGAGAGAAATTCCAAcgggtatttttaaaaatgttttgcgCCGGCAAGATTCGTCGCCGGGACTCGCCGGAGCACACGCGTGACGATTCATTCGCCTCTTGCGGAGAGCGCGTTTCCCTGCGAATGACGCGCAACGGAACGCTGAGGCGTTCGGAGGCGCGTGGATCGCGCGGGGCGGCGGGGGGCGCGGGCAGCGGTCGGCCGCGGCGTGCCGCGTCCCCCGCCCCCACCGTGTACTACCCTGCGCCGCTCACAGACCTCACCTCGGCCTCTATCACCTCGGACGCACCTCCGAACAGTACCCGCTGGAATGGACATTCTCGAGTACAATTTTagtgaaatttaatataagacATTTGAAAAAGTGAGATCAACTAACGattcaatatttaaacaattaatttatatgaatgtaAAAATAGTGTAAACTTTCGGTTTAAGAtgaatacctacctaaatagtataaaatcaGTGCTGTGACAGTGTTTCTCGTATTTCAGATcctataaaaattactataagaATATTCCAAAACGAAATAACGCACGGTTTTGGCCGTGAGTGATGTTTctcattcaataaaaaatgtttatctgtatgttttgttttattttaattcttagTTTAGACCatcaaaggaaaatattttttcatttgtcatAAGTAGTTTCGGTAGACCCGAATTGCAGTACATGGCGAACCCACCAGCATCGTTAGGGTAAGAATGAATGAGTGAACatttattaccaaaaatatcacaaaacgACAACACAAAACAATCACACGCAACCAGataataatcatcatcatgaAGCAAACTTCGAGTAAATAAACCGGCCAAGAGCAAGTGGGACTCGCTCACGAAGGGTTCCGCAGCAACAAAAACTTGTTCTGTATACATTATATGCGTACCCTTCATAGGAGTACCTTAAACAATAGTCTTTAGTTTTATACAAGTATCTCAGAATTCTTTTtgcataattaaaatgaacatGTGTATAAGAGTTATTAAATTGAGACAAATAACTGACAGAGTATGCTATGTCTGGTCTAGTTAACACTGCTAAGTACATTAAACTTCCTATTAACCTTTGATATGGTATGTTATCTTCACAAACATTAGATTTTTCaagatttaatttacattcaaTAGGTGTTACAGCTGTACTACATTCAGACATATTAAACTCTTGCATTAAT
It includes:
- the FMRFaR gene encoding FMRFamide receptor, which codes for MNATAEEESGCASDLDVQPIDTLVRFVVHGVLLNAIGAGGLLGNALSVLVLSRPQMRSSVNCLLVGLAACDTVLILTSVLLFGLTAIYPYTGRLRYYYYHISPHITPYAYPIANAAQTMSVYLTLIVTIERWVAVCHPFRAKALCTSSRARWYVLGTAAFALIYNAPKFFEAEVYPSIDDGEIIYCVRSDIDFRTASYVAIYIHWMYLIVMYIVPFSALAVLNACIVLQVRRAQAERARLSRVQRREISLATMLLVVVLVFFLCNLLPLVTNSFEVFFENALADFDPLVKTTNLMVTINSSVNFVIYVIFGEKFQRVFLKMFCAGKIRRRDSPEHTRDDSFASCGERVSLRMTRNGTLRRSEARGSRGAAGGAGSGRPRRAASPAPTVYYPAPLTDLTSASITSDAPPNSTRWNGHSRVQF